The Leptodactylus fuscus isolate aLepFus1 chromosome 5, aLepFus1.hap2, whole genome shotgun sequence genome segment tcatatgtataagaatataactactataatactgctcctatgtacaagaatataactactataatactactcctatgtacaagaatataactactataatactactcctatgtacaagaatataactactataatactactcctatgtacaggaatataactactataatactgctcctatgtacaagaatataactactataatactgctcctatgtacaagaatataactactataatactactcctatgtacaggaatataactactataatactactcctatgtacaggaatataactactataatactgctccttgtacaagaatataactactataatactgctcctatgtacaagaatataactactataatactgctcctatgtacaagaatataactactataatactactcctatgtacaaggatataactactataatactacctcctatgtacaagaatataactactataatactgctctgtatatacaggaatataactactataatactgctcctatgtacaagaatataactactataatactactcctatgtacaggaatataactactataatactactcctatgtacaagaatataactactataatactactcctatgtacaagaatataactactataatactactcctatgtacaagaatataactactataatactgctcctatgtacaagaatataactactataatactactcctatgtacaagaatataactactataatactgctcctatgtacaagaatataactactataatactacctcctatgtacaagaatataactactataatactactcctatgtacaagaatataactactataataccgccccctatgtacaagaatataactactataataccacctcctatgtacaagaatataactactataatactactcctatgtacaagaatataactactataatactacctcctatgtacaagaatataactactataatactgctcctatgtacaagaatataactactataatactacctcctatgttcaagaatataactactataatactgctttgtatatacaggaatataactactataatactgctcctatgtacaagaatataactactataatactgctcctatgtacaagaatataactactataatactgctcctatgtacaagaatataactactataatactacctcctatgtacaagaatataactactataatactactcctatgtacaagaatataactattataatactacctcctatgtacaagaatataactactataatactgctcctatgtacaagaatataactactataatactacttcctatgttcaagaatataactactataatactgctctgtatatacaggaatataactactataatactgctcctatgtacaagaatataactactataatacttctcctatgtacaagaatataactactataatactgctcctatgtacaagaatataactactataatactgctcctatgtacaggaatataactactataatactactcctatgtacaggaatataactactataatactacctcctatgtacaagaatataactactataatactacctcctatgtacaagaatataactactataatactacctcctatgtacaaggatataactactataatactgctcctatgtaaaagaatataactactataatactgctcctatgtacaagaatataactactataatactgctcctatgtacaagaatataactactataatactactcctatgtacaagaatataactactataatactacctcctatgtacaagaatataactactataatactacctcgtatgtacaagaatataactactataatactgctcctatgtacaggaatataactactataatactgctctgtatatacaggaatataactactatacgtCTTACATTTCTGTTTCTCAGGTATTTGAGGACTTGCAGGCAGTGATACATCTGGACTTGTCATACAATCAGTTGACACAACTTCCTGATCGTCTTCTCTCCAATGTTGTGAACCTGGAAAAACTTTACTTATCGTGGAACAAACTCACAAAGATCCCCAATGACTTCTTTGACGGTCTTGAATTGACTTATGTGTATTTGGAGAACAACGATTGGAGGTGTGACTGCGATATGATGTATTTTAAGACCTGGTTAGAGGATAATGAAGGCACAGTCTACGAAATCTCCAAAGATGGTCCAACGGCGAATCTAAAAAGTGTGGTctgtaagaataagaataagcgcCCACTGATTGACTACGacatggaccattgtttaataaaaggTAAAGGAGACATGGACATCAACTTGATTCCTTTgaatactgtacatagtataaCCAATGAATGGGAGCCAACAACAATGCCTACTACAGAAGCTACCACCATGTCACCAACCACAACTACAGAAGCAACCACCATGTCACCAACCACATCTACAGAAGCTACCACCATGTCACCAACCACAACATCTACAGAAGCAACCACCACGTTACCAACCACAACGTCTACAGAAGCAACCACCATGTCACCAACCACAACATCTACAGAAGCAACCACCACGTTACCAACCACATCTACAGAAGCTACCACCATGTCACCAACCACAACGTCTACAGAAGTAACCACCATGTCACCAACCACAACGTCTACAGAAGCAACCACCACGTTACCAACCACAACTACAGAACTTACCACCATCATAGAATCCACGTCTTTAAAGACAAGTCCAAGAACCACAATGAGGTCAACCACAACACCGATGATGACCACCACCAAGAAGCCTACCACAGCTGCCCTGAAAGTGTCTGCGACGAGTCTTACATCTCACCTCACCGAAATCCCACTCAGCACTATCCTGCCAGCTAGAAGTTCCCGCGTTGCCGCTTTTGGCGTGGATTGGTTGGCAAAGTTTATTCTCGAACACTGTTGTCTTCTCCACGTGATCATTTATGGTTTgtgtatcttcctcctcctcgtaGGGATGATCATCACGACCTTCTGTTTGCTGTGGATCTACTGCTGCAATAGGGACCTCATAGAGTGGCTTCCCGGGATACGGTTGATCCGATATAGTTTACGGGCGCCCATGAGCGATGAAGAGATCTTACTTGTCAACAATGGGGCTATTGAATCCCACTTTAGGGAACAGTCACTGGCCGGCGTCACTAGGATGTTGGTTCTAGAGTCTCCTACACGAAAACAGGAAATAAGGTACACGTCTGCTATACTGTAATATGGAGAGGATGGGTCATGTGATCACGGAAATGGCCCCCTATCCTGATTAGTAGCACCCCCATGTGACCCCTCAATGTCAATGTTGGTTTATTATGTATCAAAAAACTATCGGAAGTGAGATAATCCGTTGTTGTCCTACATATATTTCATGATACAATCAGCTCTAGGGGGCACCGTCCTTACTATAAGACTTATCTTTCCTGTCTACTAGAGGGTTTCCAAATTCGTAAGGGGTCTTTCTGTCCTTTGGTTCATTATGTGATCATGTAGAATATTCCGTAGCTGTGAGGCTCCTTGACTTTTTGTACATgattaaaaatgtttttgaagCAATGTAAGTAGTTTGCTTTACTGCAGTATCGTAAAGAATAGGAGACTTGTAACATAGCGCCACCGGCTGGTGGTACAGCAGCTATCAAAAGCAACTTTCTGATATTGGTTCACACAGGAGAGGAGATTCCATGCCTCAGTCTGAAGGAGAACCTGTCGTTCTATGACGTTGTATCCGTCACTCTCCACCAATTCTGtagaagttggaattttttctctggcctccaccgttcctgagcaatcctttCTGTTACTTCTAGCACAATCAGGTGGGCGGTTCCAGGCGATCTGCTGCCaccaaggaccgcccacttgacagttgaAAAACTAACAATGGCGGATAAAGAAAAACTTTCAACTGCATTGGATTCAGTGGAGGGACATCTACTCGAGGATCCAAAGAGATGGAATTGGTGGGGGAGGTGAAACTTCTGGAACCATGGATGATACGTTTTAGGAGATGTGGAGGAAACTGATGGGTTCCTCAGATTATAATCCCTCATTAGTTAAAGGGAAACCCTTCCTTTACATTAAGTAATCTCTGGTAGTCTCTTTACAAAAAATGTAGGAGATGAGTGTGGTGGGTCTTCTCGAAACTCAGACACCCTACCCTATCTGCGAAAGTCTTCTCCACCTCATCTCACCAAGTCTGGCCTTCACTTTCCAGTCAAACACGACCAAGCTCCACATGGACCTCATGGACCAAAAACCATGGTTGGCCACCAATATAAGAGGGAAAAGGACTTCAGAATTTTTCCAATTGACCAAAAAGAATCCAAATAATGgtatttttggcttttttgtcACACTATGGAACTCTCCATTTTCAGACTTGTTGCACCCTTAAGTCAAAATAGTTTGATCCAACGGTCAAAGAAACTTCTTATGGTCAATCCAATTGGCCAATTTCAAATCGGAGAAATTTTGTAAGGAAATTTGGACCTGACCATGAGTGGTCTGAGGGGTTTCTATAGGTATGGAGGTCACTACTGACTCATAAGGATCTTTTTGTCTTCCTTTGGCTCCGAACACACAAGTTTTTCTTCATTTCGGTCTTAGGTCAACATGTCCACATGACTGAATACAGAAATGGATCCAACGTGGGAAGACAACCTTGATGGGGCTTAAGTTCAACTATGACAAAAACACACAGGTCCTACATGAAACAAAAAGTTGGTGCTGCTTCTGGTCTTTCTTCTTGGTTGTCCACCAGTCAGATCTAGAGAAATTTTTGAGATTTCCTCATCCAAAAAGTTTGAAttcccaagattttttttttcagttttcagaTTTGGTCACTATGTAGTGTCAAAAACCTCAAAAATAGTTGGCTAAGCGACTCTACTCCTCCCCAATTCCCAGTAGACATACCCCTCCCCTTTTCTTACACGTATTTGTGTGTCCTCATCCTCGATGCCTTCTTACATAGTCTTCACATCCTTCTTCTTGCTGGAGActacggttgagcgatcgggatcggaaaagatccgattccgatcggcgattgagtaaatttcacgatcacgatcggaattctgatcccgttcttttccagcgggatcgaggtcggaggttatttcccacaatgcttggctactggccaatcacagtgggaaaagctaacattagggttgagcgatcgggatgggaaaaggtcggatcctgatcggcgattgagcaaatttcacgatcggaaatcgaattttaaaatcgatcctgaaatttcaagatcggctcaaccctacttgagaCCTAAAATGGGTCTGTGCAATGTGGAGGGGACGTCAAAGAACTTCCATGGAACAAGATGGTAGTCACCCATATTCGAAGGGATAGCACTGGCTCCATAACAAATAAGGAAGGGGAGGGTCACATGATTACTCTCAGCCAATAGCCAAACTTTTGTCCCTCCCCATTAAGGAGTAGGAGGGGCAAAAATTATGAACAGTTTGTCTCTGGACAACGCCTTgaagaagtgggtggggcttcaGCTGTCTCTAGCAAGTAGTCACCGACCTTCCAGGAATTGTTACCAGTCGTTCATGGTTTGTTTACACAAAAAGTTACGGCTCAGTCTTGCAACAAAATCACATTTTATTCAGATTCTCTCACCTTCGCAGGCCGACGAGATGGCGATTACCCCGAGATGGCGGCGTTGACCCACTCTCACGCACGCCCCACAACATGCCTACTATCTATATTTATGAGATGGGACTATCCGGTCGCTCTGTGAGTCCCGCCACTTTGATATAAAAATACATGTTGCGATGTACATATGAGCCCatacatctctatatattacatgGGCGGGGCCCACATATTTACACCTCAGAATAAATACAAATTCGGGAAACCGCGACCGATCCTGCTGGGGGGTGAGGGGTGTACGGGCGACCTAGTCTACGGCCATTTTGATCAAGTTGTATCTTTGTTTAGGGCCGACATGCCCAAGACTCCTGGCATAGAGATTTTATGTGTGTTATTTTTTTCACCATAGGTGGCGCCATTTCAATACGACATTCAAATGGCGCCACCCCAAGTCTATGTTAACCCTATAAACAAAGCGTAAAACCGTGAAAAATACAATAATGTCCACAAGTAAATAGACAGGCTTTACCCCGCCTCTTAAAGGGCCCCATCCATAAATAGGAGTCATAGCTCCTCCCCCTAAATCCCAGATAAAGCGCTCCGCCCCGATCCCTGACTTGTTGATCGATTGCACTGTAGTATCAGAAGTGTCATTAATACCCATGATCCGTAAAAGGAGTCTGTGTCGGCGAaatctgctgggagttgtagtccccgcGGAGCCTCAAACCACCCACAGGCCTCTTAAAGCGACAGAACacccaaaaataaaacaaaaaccaaCTATGAATTGGGGATGCGCCAGATCCTGGTAGCGTTCGGGCAACACCCCAATATAAATAAGAATTCATTAAGACGCTATGGGGGGAGGGGCGTGAATAATAAAGCAAAAAAATAGCCTAAAACACATACCGAGAAGTAAAGAGatttaaagggcaactccaccCAGACACAGGATTCATATTGCACAATCCTCTAAAGGGGAGGGGCTAAAAACCCTGAGAGGAAGCCCCTCCCAGGCTATGAGAGGTTTGAATTTGGTACAGCCTGCAAAGCATCATGGTCCTAAATTTTTGTCCATGTATAAGCAAAATTTGGGTGGAAGTGCCCTTTAAATGTACTGGATAAACCCGACACGATGGCCCTCCCGTTACCCTGTACCAGGACCACAAGGGTTAAAGAAAAGTTGAtgaggtttggggggggggggggcttagttGTGTTCCCGGCTTGACAGGAGGTGcaggaagggaggaagggggTGACAACTTTGGCTGCAGGGTTTGTGCCTTGGGTAGAACAGGTGTCGCTCCGGTCCCATCATCCGCTCAGGAAGAATTTCTTATAGTATTTGTTCATCTGCTCCAGGAAGATAAAAGTCAAAACGGTGTGCGGCCCGAGGCGGGCGTAGTACGGGGTGAAGCCCTTCCACAGGCTGAAGAAGCCCTCGTGTCTGACCACTTTATACAGAACGTCCTGTGCAAAAAAGAAAGGCGGGGTTAATGTGCGCCAAAGGGCGAATACTAAGGAG includes the following:
- the GP1BA gene encoding platelet glycoprotein Ib alpha chain, with amino-acid sequence MNFLHHFLFFSLAVVNKVFSKPSCSSEMNHSKNKEETSCINLGLSSLPLKEIPANTAILILSSNNFKSLSTSSLKAFKDLTELDVADNGMTSFEIDLQLKLEELNLANNTLTALPKVSELPTLTTLQLSNNRITTIPANAFTGLKKLTRLELQHNYIQSLDEEVFEDLQAVIHLDLSYNQLTQLPDRLLSNVVNLEKLYLSWNKLTKIPNDFFDGLELTYVYLENNDWRCDCDMMYFKTWLEDNEGTVYEISKDGPTANLKSVVCKNKNKRPLIDYDMDHCLIKGKGDMDINLIPLNTVHSITNEWEPTTMPTTEATTMSPTTTTEATTMSPTTSTEATTMSPTTTSTEATTTLPTTTSTEATTMSPTTTSTEATTTLPTTSTEATTMSPTTTSTEVTTMSPTTTSTEATTTLPTTTTELTTIIESTSLKTSPRTTMRSTTTPMMTTTKKPTTAALKVSATSLTSHLTEIPLSTILPARSSRVAAFGVDWLAKFILEHCCLLHVIIYGLCIFLLLVGMIITTFCLLWIYCCNRDLIEWLPGIRLIRYSLRAPMSDEEILLVNNGAIESHFREQSLAGVTRMLVLESPTRKQEIRYTSAIL